A portion of the Canis aureus isolate CA01 chromosome 32, VMU_Caureus_v.1.0, whole genome shotgun sequence genome contains these proteins:
- the VPS18 gene encoding vacuolar protein sorting-associated protein 18 homolog isoform X1, with protein sequence MASILDEYEDSLSRSAVLQPGCPSVGIPHSGYVNAQLEKEVPIFTKQRIDFTPSERITSLVVSCNQLCMSLGKDTLLRIDLGKANEPNHVELGRKDDAKVHKMFLDHTGSHLLIALSSTEVLYVNRNGQKVRPLARWKGQLVESVGWNKALGSESSTGPILVGTAQGQIFEAELSASEGGLFGPAPDLYFRPLYVLNEEGGPAPVCSLEAERGPDGRGFVIATTRQRLFQFIGRAAEGTEAQGFSGLFAAYADHPPPFREFPSSLGYSELAFYTPKLRSAPRAFAWMMGDGVLYGALDCGRPDSLLSEERVWEYPEGVGPGASPPLAIVLTQFHFLLLLVDRVEAVCTLTGQVVLRDHFLEKFGPLKHMVKDSSTGHLWAYTERAVFRYHVQREARDVWRTYLDMNRFDLAKEYCRERPDCLDTVLAREADFCFRQRRYLESARCYALTQSYFEEIALKFLEARQEEALAEFLQRKLASLKPAERTQATLLTTWLTELYLSRLGALQGDPEALNLYRETRERFRSFLSSPRHKEWLFASRASIHELLASHGDTEHMVYFAVIMQDYERVVAYHCQHEAYEEALAVLARHRDPQLFYKFSPILIRHIPRQLVDAWIELGSRLDARQLIPALVNYSQGGEAQQVSQAIRYMEFCVNVLGETEQAIHNYLLSLYARGQPASLLAYLEQAGASPHRVHYDLKYALRLCAEHGHHRACVHVYKVLELYEEAVDLALQVDVDLAKQCADLPEEDEELRKKLWLKIARHVVQEEEDVQTAMACLASCPLLKIEDVLPFFPDFVTIDHFKEAICSSLRAYNHHIQELQREMEEATASAQRIRRDLQELRGRYGAVEPQDKCATCDFPLLNRPFYLFLCGHMFHADCLLQAVRPGLPAYKQARLEELQRKLGAAPAPTKGSARAKEAEAGAATAGPSREQLKADLDELVAAECVYCGELMIRSIDRPFIDPQRYEEEHLSWL encoded by the exons ATGGCGTCCATCCTGGATGAATACGAGGACTCCCTGTCCCGCTCAGCCGTCTTGCAGCCGGGCTGCCCCAGCGTGGGCATCCCCCACTCGG GGTATGTGAATGCCCAGCTAGAGAAGGAAGTGCCCATCTTCACGAAGCAGCGCATTGACTTTACCCCTTCTGAGCGTATTACCAGTCTTGTCGTCTCTTGTAATCAGCTCTGCATGAGCCTGGGCAAGGACACACTACTCCG CATTGACTTGGGCAAGGCAAACGAACCCAACCACGTGGAGCTGGGGCGCAAGGATGATGCCAAGGTTCACAAGATGTTTCTGGACCACACTG GCTCTCACCTGCTGATTGCTCTGAGCAGCACTGAGGTCCTCTATGTGAACCGTAACGGACAGAAGGTACGGCCACTGGCACGGTGGAAGGGGCAGCTGGTGGAGAGTGTGGGCTGGAACAAGGCACTGGGCAGTGAGAGCAGCACAGGCCCCATCCTGGTCGGCACTGCCCAAGGCCAGATCTTCGAAGCAGAGCTCTCTGCCAGTGAGGGTGGGCTCTTCGGCCCTGCCCCGGATCTCTACTTCCGCCCATTGTATGTTCTGAATGAAGAAGGGGGTCCAGCACCTGTGTGCTCCCTTGAGGCCGAGCGAGGCCCTGATGGGCGTGGCTTCGTGATCGCCACCACCCGGCAGCGCCTCTTCCAGTTCATAGGCCGAGCAGctgagggaactgaggcccagggctTCTCGGGGCTCTTTGCTGCCTACGCTGACCACCCACCCCCATTCCGTGAGTTCCCCAGCAGTCTGGGCTACAGTGAGTTGGCCTTCTATACCCCCAAACTGCGTTCTGCACCTCGGGCCTTTGCCTGGATGATGGGGGATGGCGTGTTGTATGGAGCATTGGACTGTGGGCGCCCcgattccctgctgagcgaggagcgTGTCTGGGAGTACCCAGAGGGGGTAGGTCCTGGGGCCAGCCCACCCCTGGCCATCGTCCTGACCCAGTTCcacttcctgctgctgctggttGACCGAGTGGAGGCAGTGTGCACCCTGACGGGGCAGGTGGTGCTGCGGGATCACTTCCTGGAGAAGTTTGGGCCACTGAAGCACATGGTGAAGGACTCTTCCACAGGCCACCTGTGGGCCTACACTGAGCGAGCCGTCTTCCGCTACCACGTACAGCGGGAGGCCCGAGATGTCTGGCGCACCTACCTGGACATGAACCGCTTCGACCTGGCCAAAGAGTATTGCCGAGAGCGGCCTGACTGCCTGGACACTGTCCTGGCCCGAGAGGCCGATTTCTGTTTTCGTCAACGCCGTTACCTGGAGAGCGCCCGCTGCTATGCCCTGACTCAGAGCTACTTTGAGGAAATCGCCCTCAAGTTCTTGGAGGCCCGACAGGAGGAGGCTCTAGCTGAGTTCCTACAGCGAAAACTGGCCAGTTTGAAGCCTGCTGAGCGAACCCAGGCCACACTGCTTACCACCTGGCTGACAGAGCTTTACCTGAGCCGGCTAGGAGCACTACAGGGTGATCCTGAGGCCCTGAACTTATACCGGGAAACACGGGAGCGCTTCCGGTCCTTCCTCAGCAGTCCCCGCCACAAAGAGTGGCTCTTTGCCAGCCGGGCCTCCATCCACGAACTGCTGGCCAGCCATGGGGACACGGAACATATGGTGTACTTTGCCGTGATCATGCAGGACTATGAGCGGGTGGTGGCATACCATTGCCAGCACGAGGCCTATGAGGAAGCCCTGGCTGTGCTTGCTCGCCACCGTGACCCCCAGCTCTTCTATAAGTTCTCACCCATCCTCATCCGTCACATTCCTCGCCAGCTGGTAGATGCTTGGATTGAGCTGGGCAGCCGCCTGGACGCCCGGCAGCTCATCCCTGCCCTGGTGAACTACAGCCAGGGTGGTGAGGCCCAGCAGGTGAGCCAGGCCATCCGCTACATGGAGTTCTGCGTGAATGTGCTGGGCGAGACTGAGCAGGCTATTCACAATTACCTGCTGTCGCTCTATGCCCGAGGCCAGCCTGCCTCACTGCTGGCCTACCTTGAGCAGGCAGGGGCCAGCCCACACCGTGTGCATTACGACCTCAAGTATGCGCTGCGGCTTTGTGCTGAGCACGGCCACCACCGTGCTTGTGTCCACGTCTACAAGGTCCTAGAGCTGTATGAGGAGGCCGTGGACTTGGCCCTGCAG GTGGATGTGGACCTGGCCAAACAGTGTGCCGACTTGCCTGAGGAGGACGAGGAACTGCGTAAGAAACTGTGGCTGAAGATCGCTCGGCACGTGGTGCAAGAGGAGGAAGACGTGCAGACAGCCATGGCCTGCCTGGCCAGCTGCCCCCTGCTCAAGATTGAGGATGTGCTGCCCTTCTTTCCTGACTTCGTCACCATCGACCACTTCAAGGAGGCGATCTGCAGCTCGCTCAGGGCCTACAACCACCACATCCAAGAGCTGCAGCGGGAGATGGAGGAGGCCACAGCCAGTGCCCAGCGCATCCGGCGAGACCTACAGGAACTGCGGGGCCGGTACGGGGCAGTGGAGCCCCAGGACAAGTGCGCCACCTGCGACTTCCCCCTGCTCAACCGGCCTTTTTACCTTTTCCTCTGTGGCCACATGTTCCATGCTGACTGCCTGCTGCAGGCTGTGCGGCCGGGCCTGCCCGCCTACAAGCAGGCCCGGCTGGAGGAGCTGCAGCGGAAGCTGGGAGCTGCCCCGGCCCCTACCAAGGGCTCCGCCCGTGCCAAGGAGGCCGAGGCAGGGGCAGCCACAGCAGGGCCCAGTCGGGAGCAGCTTAAGGCTGACCTGGATGAACTGGTGGCGGCTGAGTGCGTGTACTGTGGGGAGCTGATGATCCGCTCCATTGACCGGCCCTTCATTGACCCCCAGCGCTATGAGGAGGAGCACCTCAGTTGGCTGTAG
- the VPS18 gene encoding vacuolar protein sorting-associated protein 18 homolog isoform X2, which translates to MSLGKDTLLRIDLGKANEPNHVELGRKDDAKVHKMFLDHTGSHLLIALSSTEVLYVNRNGQKVRPLARWKGQLVESVGWNKALGSESSTGPILVGTAQGQIFEAELSASEGGLFGPAPDLYFRPLYVLNEEGGPAPVCSLEAERGPDGRGFVIATTRQRLFQFIGRAAEGTEAQGFSGLFAAYADHPPPFREFPSSLGYSELAFYTPKLRSAPRAFAWMMGDGVLYGALDCGRPDSLLSEERVWEYPEGVGPGASPPLAIVLTQFHFLLLLVDRVEAVCTLTGQVVLRDHFLEKFGPLKHMVKDSSTGHLWAYTERAVFRYHVQREARDVWRTYLDMNRFDLAKEYCRERPDCLDTVLAREADFCFRQRRYLESARCYALTQSYFEEIALKFLEARQEEALAEFLQRKLASLKPAERTQATLLTTWLTELYLSRLGALQGDPEALNLYRETRERFRSFLSSPRHKEWLFASRASIHELLASHGDTEHMVYFAVIMQDYERVVAYHCQHEAYEEALAVLARHRDPQLFYKFSPILIRHIPRQLVDAWIELGSRLDARQLIPALVNYSQGGEAQQVSQAIRYMEFCVNVLGETEQAIHNYLLSLYARGQPASLLAYLEQAGASPHRVHYDLKYALRLCAEHGHHRACVHVYKVLELYEEAVDLALQVDVDLAKQCADLPEEDEELRKKLWLKIARHVVQEEEDVQTAMACLASCPLLKIEDVLPFFPDFVTIDHFKEAICSSLRAYNHHIQELQREMEEATASAQRIRRDLQELRGRYGAVEPQDKCATCDFPLLNRPFYLFLCGHMFHADCLLQAVRPGLPAYKQARLEELQRKLGAAPAPTKGSARAKEAEAGAATAGPSREQLKADLDELVAAECVYCGELMIRSIDRPFIDPQRYEEEHLSWL; encoded by the exons ATGAGCCTGGGCAAGGACACACTACTCCG CATTGACTTGGGCAAGGCAAACGAACCCAACCACGTGGAGCTGGGGCGCAAGGATGATGCCAAGGTTCACAAGATGTTTCTGGACCACACTG GCTCTCACCTGCTGATTGCTCTGAGCAGCACTGAGGTCCTCTATGTGAACCGTAACGGACAGAAGGTACGGCCACTGGCACGGTGGAAGGGGCAGCTGGTGGAGAGTGTGGGCTGGAACAAGGCACTGGGCAGTGAGAGCAGCACAGGCCCCATCCTGGTCGGCACTGCCCAAGGCCAGATCTTCGAAGCAGAGCTCTCTGCCAGTGAGGGTGGGCTCTTCGGCCCTGCCCCGGATCTCTACTTCCGCCCATTGTATGTTCTGAATGAAGAAGGGGGTCCAGCACCTGTGTGCTCCCTTGAGGCCGAGCGAGGCCCTGATGGGCGTGGCTTCGTGATCGCCACCACCCGGCAGCGCCTCTTCCAGTTCATAGGCCGAGCAGctgagggaactgaggcccagggctTCTCGGGGCTCTTTGCTGCCTACGCTGACCACCCACCCCCATTCCGTGAGTTCCCCAGCAGTCTGGGCTACAGTGAGTTGGCCTTCTATACCCCCAAACTGCGTTCTGCACCTCGGGCCTTTGCCTGGATGATGGGGGATGGCGTGTTGTATGGAGCATTGGACTGTGGGCGCCCcgattccctgctgagcgaggagcgTGTCTGGGAGTACCCAGAGGGGGTAGGTCCTGGGGCCAGCCCACCCCTGGCCATCGTCCTGACCCAGTTCcacttcctgctgctgctggttGACCGAGTGGAGGCAGTGTGCACCCTGACGGGGCAGGTGGTGCTGCGGGATCACTTCCTGGAGAAGTTTGGGCCACTGAAGCACATGGTGAAGGACTCTTCCACAGGCCACCTGTGGGCCTACACTGAGCGAGCCGTCTTCCGCTACCACGTACAGCGGGAGGCCCGAGATGTCTGGCGCACCTACCTGGACATGAACCGCTTCGACCTGGCCAAAGAGTATTGCCGAGAGCGGCCTGACTGCCTGGACACTGTCCTGGCCCGAGAGGCCGATTTCTGTTTTCGTCAACGCCGTTACCTGGAGAGCGCCCGCTGCTATGCCCTGACTCAGAGCTACTTTGAGGAAATCGCCCTCAAGTTCTTGGAGGCCCGACAGGAGGAGGCTCTAGCTGAGTTCCTACAGCGAAAACTGGCCAGTTTGAAGCCTGCTGAGCGAACCCAGGCCACACTGCTTACCACCTGGCTGACAGAGCTTTACCTGAGCCGGCTAGGAGCACTACAGGGTGATCCTGAGGCCCTGAACTTATACCGGGAAACACGGGAGCGCTTCCGGTCCTTCCTCAGCAGTCCCCGCCACAAAGAGTGGCTCTTTGCCAGCCGGGCCTCCATCCACGAACTGCTGGCCAGCCATGGGGACACGGAACATATGGTGTACTTTGCCGTGATCATGCAGGACTATGAGCGGGTGGTGGCATACCATTGCCAGCACGAGGCCTATGAGGAAGCCCTGGCTGTGCTTGCTCGCCACCGTGACCCCCAGCTCTTCTATAAGTTCTCACCCATCCTCATCCGTCACATTCCTCGCCAGCTGGTAGATGCTTGGATTGAGCTGGGCAGCCGCCTGGACGCCCGGCAGCTCATCCCTGCCCTGGTGAACTACAGCCAGGGTGGTGAGGCCCAGCAGGTGAGCCAGGCCATCCGCTACATGGAGTTCTGCGTGAATGTGCTGGGCGAGACTGAGCAGGCTATTCACAATTACCTGCTGTCGCTCTATGCCCGAGGCCAGCCTGCCTCACTGCTGGCCTACCTTGAGCAGGCAGGGGCCAGCCCACACCGTGTGCATTACGACCTCAAGTATGCGCTGCGGCTTTGTGCTGAGCACGGCCACCACCGTGCTTGTGTCCACGTCTACAAGGTCCTAGAGCTGTATGAGGAGGCCGTGGACTTGGCCCTGCAG GTGGATGTGGACCTGGCCAAACAGTGTGCCGACTTGCCTGAGGAGGACGAGGAACTGCGTAAGAAACTGTGGCTGAAGATCGCTCGGCACGTGGTGCAAGAGGAGGAAGACGTGCAGACAGCCATGGCCTGCCTGGCCAGCTGCCCCCTGCTCAAGATTGAGGATGTGCTGCCCTTCTTTCCTGACTTCGTCACCATCGACCACTTCAAGGAGGCGATCTGCAGCTCGCTCAGGGCCTACAACCACCACATCCAAGAGCTGCAGCGGGAGATGGAGGAGGCCACAGCCAGTGCCCAGCGCATCCGGCGAGACCTACAGGAACTGCGGGGCCGGTACGGGGCAGTGGAGCCCCAGGACAAGTGCGCCACCTGCGACTTCCCCCTGCTCAACCGGCCTTTTTACCTTTTCCTCTGTGGCCACATGTTCCATGCTGACTGCCTGCTGCAGGCTGTGCGGCCGGGCCTGCCCGCCTACAAGCAGGCCCGGCTGGAGGAGCTGCAGCGGAAGCTGGGAGCTGCCCCGGCCCCTACCAAGGGCTCCGCCCGTGCCAAGGAGGCCGAGGCAGGGGCAGCCACAGCAGGGCCCAGTCGGGAGCAGCTTAAGGCTGACCTGGATGAACTGGTGGCGGCTGAGTGCGTGTACTGTGGGGAGCTGATGATCCGCTCCATTGACCGGCCCTTCATTGACCCCCAGCGCTATGAGGAGGAGCACCTCAGTTGGCTGTAG